The Gasterosteus aculeatus chromosome 12, fGasAcu3.hap1.1, whole genome shotgun sequence DNA window ACAATGAAACGGCATCAAGGATCCTCAGATGTCACTTGTCACAAATTTGACGTTCCTTCTTTGTATTTGAGCAAATGTGCGACCACAGCCATTTCTATAGCAGTCAATACTTTCGCCATCTTTGAAGGAAGGTGATGATATGTTAATAACCATGACAACGGGCCCCAAATGCCACTGATCTAATCGGAGTACACATGCTTTCTTTTTCACATGAAGGCCTATTTAAAATAATGGGCACATATTGTTGTAGTGGGTGAACTGGTTGTCTGTCAAAGATGACAGACATACAGTCAGTGGCTGGGTGGTGTATTCAGTGGAGAATCTACTAATCTCTAATAAAGAAAATTGGATTTATAGTTGAGAGGTGGACAGAAACACCACTCCGATTGAATggcaattatatatatatatatatatatatatatatatatatatataaaaaaaagcttaCATTTATTCCAGGCTAACTCACGAATACGTACTAATATTACTGTATCTGTTGGAAGTGTAAATAAGTATTTGCTCCAGCATACACAATACCAGACACCAGGGAAGGAACATATAATTCAGACATGGTTAATTCCATTGTTTACCCATGAGCTTTTCAAGGTGTGTCTGGTCACAATGTCAAAAATGTACTTTGTGTCGTTGCCATGGGCCTGTACTAAAAGCTGAAAACGTTGAGAAAGATGGTGTGTCTTTACAATTTAAAAGCACACCATTCCCTGATCATTGATTTACAAAACAACTATACATTTTagtattacgattgtattctTGAGGTCATCAAATCGTTAGCCTCTGTGTTTTTTGGATCAATTAAATTTGTGATGTACGATCTATGAGATATACGATCAATGCTTTGCATTATTAGTGTACAGGAAGTAGTAGGTTGGCTGAATATTATTTTTCTGCTGCAGGTCCATGATGTCGGAGCTTTTTATGGAGTGTgttgaggaggagctggagccaTGGCAGAAACAAGTTCCCGAGGTTCAattgattgatgatgatgatgatgacgacgacgacgaacCCATCTTCGTTGGAGTGCTCTGTATGACGTAGCacttaaaacaacacatttctttatGTTTACGCTCCACATAGAAATAATTGTACAATTAAATGACATATGTCAACGTTTAGTTTATTCACCATCTGCCTATTGAAAATGTACTATTAAATATTAGTTCAGTATTGAAAATCTAAtgattttgtttgctttttgttgcACATAATCTTTGTTTTGAGTTTACTTGCATTTAAAGATAAGACAAGACAAGGCGTGTTATATGTACTTACAGCTAACAAGGATGGTAAGCCTAAccctccagcacctcctcagaggagcattgcagtgaaacaagaaaaaaatctCCTTGCTCCAAAGTCTGCCGTTGGTCCCCAGCCAGTAATGCTGCCGTTGAGTGTGACTGCAAAGGCAGTGAATACTGCAGCATCCAATCTGACAACAGGGACCCCACAGCCTGTTATTGTCAATAATCAGGTATGTTGGgtgataaaatatattttgcaaattATTTTCAATAGAAACGAACGACTGTTGAGttactttttgtcttttttggtcTATAGGGCTTTATTGTAACTTCCCCCCAATTAGCGAACAACAGTGAGTTTATTGCCTCTCTTGGGAGCCATTACCCTCCTGGGACTTCATTTACAATCGTACCAGGTAAATCTGAGTATGATATGAGGAGGAAACCTTTCTGCTGattttgttctttgttctttgttgtCTGGTCATGCCAAGTATGTCTGAagagtttgtgtctttttagcTGGTCAGCAGCATCTTTTTCAGCAGGTCACATCAGCGGCAGTAATGCCTCGTGCCGTCCACAGGCCTCAGGTGCAGCAAATCAGCAACAATGTTGTGACGTTGTCCAACGTGCAAAGTCCTGCTGTGTACTCGGCGCAGTCTCACCTCAAGATTCACCTCAACCCCTCCATCCCACAATCTCTGTCcactaacaacaacaacggtaATTGTGTTTTCTAACATAATGTTTAATGTATAATCATTTTTACCGCATTGGCagcaataaaatgtttttttccatacAGACCAAAGCTCAGTGAAACGGGTGTTACTGCCACAGCAAATAGACAGCGCAACAAAAAGAGCCAAGATTGATCCGGGTGGGTTTTGTTACTGCAGtaatttcaaaagaaaaaattcCTCTCCTTTTATGTTGATGTTGAATCAGTGCTGATGGTAAATGCTGTCAAttgcagaaataaataataatcattcTACCCCTGTAATAGGGTGCATTACACAGCTAAATATCCAAAGTAGACTCACAAAATGTTAAAGAAGGAAATAATTCACCTAACCCGAAAAATAAAACCGCACACGTTCCTGCCGAACTAAGATGAGCTTTATTACCATGGTAACTCATCGTACAACCCAGTTTCTATCATTTaaactttgaaataaaaatgtccctAAAATCGCCTGCAGGTTTCTATATCTCTTTCCCAGTTTGTCTTTGGTGTCCTTACGGTCGCCAACTCGACTATGGAGGAAAACATCCAtgtatagtaacacacacagacaaattctTGTGTGTCGTTGTTGACAAATCCAACAAAACATTGCTTACAACAGAGAACAGCAAGAGAATTACAGTTTTACACACCATCCACCGAACTAGGAGAGTTAAAGAATGTTCCTTCTTGTTGATGCAGTTTTGTAGTCCATGCTTATTCAAGCACTTTCAATTCTGACCTAACGTTTTTTCTGTAGGGACGCAAAAAGTAACCGTTTCAGTGGAAAACGGGATCTTAAAGAAAAAGTGCCTTAAGTGTCAAGAAGAATTCCTCACACAAGAAGCCCTGAAATTCCACACGGTGGTGAGTATTGCGTCCTTGAGTGCAGATcgacattaaaatgtgtttaagtaTACACCAAAATAAGCTCTTACTGGGACACAGTCTGATCCCAAGGCAGATGAATATTGAAAAGTTTGTTAGATAATCAAATGTTTAGTTACATAATACTAGGATGCACTGATCTAACCTTTTCAGTTAAGATATAGATCCGTTCTTTTGCCAATTTGATACCAGTGTTTAATTAACTATGGAAATGACAATgatctttctttttctatctaaatatatatacatttgtaaaaacattatTAAAGTATATAATGCatctactttttaaaattttattGGATAAATTAGACAGATTTTCATTGATATATCTGATCCAGCTATTTAGGTTAATAATGCTCAATATACTATCTCAGCATCCTGATTATCAGAGCCATCAGATGTCTTTTTCCAGATTGCATATTTACTTACTTGTTTTGTTGGGTGTTATTGATAAACAATTATTTGATGATAAAACAGTCCAGCCATCAGTTCTTGATGCTCTTGGCGTGTCCGTATCTTTGCCTTAACGAATCAGCTATCATCACAAAGTTTGCTTTTTCTTGTCGAcaacatttctttatttcagaGCTGCTGTGCAGTTGTGGAAAGTACAGCTCGATCATCCGTGAACACTGGCGCAAACAAGCGCATCATGCTGGTCTCAGAGTTCTACTACGGACGCTTTGAGGGAGATGGGAACAAAAACAACCTGCAAAAGCCCAACACCACCTTCAAGTGCCAGAGTTGTTTGAAGGTTCTCAAGAACAATATCAGGTATGATCATTGGGTTTCTTGCCCCCATCAATCCGTCTGGTTCCTTCTTGCTAAATATCTCATCAAGGGTGTGAATCGGcactaaataacaataaaatataaGTTTAGGTAGactgtgtttatttcatttaactgCAGAGAGGTTTTATAATACTTCTGTATTAGTTACTTCTGCAAATTATGTAAAAATCAATCCGAGAATCATGGTTAATACAAAGCTTTGTTGAAGCTTAATGTTGAACTGCTGAACTATTGATGTGCGTCCGGTTTTAAACACAACGTTTAGAGGCAGTTGTTAAACAGTTGCTATGATGGTCTCAAAAAGCAAACTGGGACTCACTGGCTTGACAAAAAGCTATCTGCTCCATGCCTATTAAAAGTGTGGATATCTGCCCTGATCTTTACTGCAGTTTTCCTCTCATGATCACATCATCAGAGCATTTTCCCTCATGggcctaaaaaaaaagagaaatggcaCCGAAAGAACTGTTCCTTTGACTAAATAAGTTTGCTTTAGAGCAAACAGTTGCAAAAATAAAGCTTCTGTAAGCTGGTTTTAATGTGAAAAGACATTTGTACTCCAACCACACACTTTGTTAAGGTCATGCACATAAAAAATGTCTGTTAGGGGAGCTGAGGAAGCAGAATGTGTTTGCTGAAAAATGGGCCGTGCCTCGTCGGGGCAACGGTGGCAGGTAGCTGGCGAGGCGCTAGCTGCAGCCATGAAGCACTACATCATTAGGCAACGCAAAATATTGGTGTAATTGCTCATATTATAAGGGCCATTATGCATGCTTAGGAAGTGAGGTGCAAGGAAAAGACTTAATTTATCTTTAAAACCTTTGGGACCTCTGGGACCTCTACCACAGCCACTACACACGAGCCATGAGTTCTCTCATTTTCATCATTACCTGATCACATATACTGCATTATGCAGTGTGTCCAATGATGACATGTTAACAATACCCcaaaaacaatgtgtgtgtctgtgtgcgcgcacgtgcACGTCCACTCTCACGCAGGTTCATGAACCACATGAAGCACCACCTGGAGCTGGAAAAGCAAAACAGCGAGAGCTGGGAAAGCCACACAACTTGCCAGCATTGCTATCGACAGTACATGACTCCTTTCCAGCTGCAGTGCCACATCGAGAGCGCCCACAGCCCGATCGAATCCTCAAGTACGACATCACTGTCTCAATGGCTGAATCCGACAGTTAACGACAGTTTGCTCAAACACTGGGGCCTTTTGTGATTGTCCTTTTCATTCCCTTTTAAGCCAATTGCAAGATATGTGAGCTGGCATTTGAGTCCGAGCAGGTTCTCCTAGAACACATGAAGGACAACCACAAGCCCGGAGAGATGCCCTACGTCTGCCAGGTCCGTGCGTTTGTACTCCGCTGTGATTCAGTCTGATCTTTTCACTTGTATTGAAATTCTGTTTTACCGATTCCACAGGTCTGCAATTACAGATCCTCTTTCTTCTCAGAAGTGGAGACACATTTCCGAAGTGTCCATGACAACACAAAAGAGTTGCTTTGTCCCTTCTGTCTGAAAGTTCTTAGAAGTGGTCATATATACATGCAACACTACATGAAACATCAGGTACGATCATGCATTTCATTTGGTCTGCTGTAAAGCAGAGTGTCAGATTGAAATATTACAGATTTGCTGTCATGGACGACAACAATGTGTTTTACTGTGAATTTCTTACAACATGTAAAAAGTATTTCTGCACGAGTTTAAACTCTCTCTTAGTTTGTACTATTTGCTCCGACTCCCAGCGTTTGACTAATTTGGTTGTCTGTCTCACACCTTCCCGTAATACATAAAAGGCCGATGATTAAACCTGCCTTCACCTGCCTAAAGGAGAAATAATTATGGTAGAATTTGAactaaatgaattgaattgcaaGTAGTTTCTCTCATACTCGTTATATTCTTTCAGTAAATCCAAGTGAAGCATCTTGGTAATTAGCTTTTAGACGCACCACTTATTCatcacgtttttttcttttagaaaaaagGGATCCATCGCTGTGGAAAATGCAGACTGAATTTCCTCACCTACAAGGAAAGAGTGGAGCACAGGACTCACTACCATAAGACTTTTAGAAAACCTAAAGCACTGGATGGCCTTCCCCCGGGGACAAAGGTCTGACCCCATCGTAACAACATCAATACGAAATTCATTTTAGACCTTTCTTGACTATTCTcatattgatgaatgaattcAACGTCCTTGCGCTCTTTCAAGGTGACCATTCGAGCCTCACTCACAGCAAAGACTCCCGCATTGCAGACCTCCCCCGACCGATTTGGCATTATTGTCGGTACAGAAGCAGCGAGTTCCAATCAGCAAACCAAACCTACAGTCGGTGCGTCGAGGGCCAAAGCGAACATCTCCGCAGCAGGAAAAGCCAAAATGACTCCGAGCAAGAAGCAAACCGGCCGGACTACCAAACACAATCTGGCGCTCAAGAATGTCAGGTTGTCCACAAGCTTTTCACACAGCAGAAAGCGATGGCAAACACAATTTCAAAAGCtgcttaagaaaagaaaagaggggggggggtgaaatctCAGCTGCTTTTATGTTGAAAACTGCCCTTCTAAATCTCCAGCATGTCCACAGTCCCAGCAAACCAAACCTCTCCTTGGTATTTCTGACAGTCCGGGGGTAGATTAATGGATGTTATTAGAGGCTAGTAGTACAAAGTGGatgtttgcatttttaatccattttcCTGACAGTCCTCATTAGGCTCGCTAAAAATAACACACTGTAAAGCCGATAgtgggatttatttattcaacaaaaaaatTAGTGTGATTTTTGGCTAATTGGCTGactaatcaaaaaaatataccCGCTTTAGTCCCATGATGCGGACTTTACAGCAGAAGCGACAAAAGATAAAGCAGTGGTGCAAGTGGTTCAAGAGATCAAATGAGTACAATACAACAAGGAAGCTGCAGAGTTCTCACAGTTAACATAGTAATCGCTACAGTTCTGatcctttttctctttcagcGTGTTAAAATCTGACTTAAAGAGGTACTTTAAAtatctttgtttttgcaaatttCAGAGTGGAAGGAGGATCGTACACGTGCGTCGAGTGCAACACACCAGTCAACGActtcttttctcatttcccAATGTTCTCAAATTGTGGTGCGTGCAAATATCGGACAAGTTGCAAAGTCTCCATTGGAAATCACATGATTAGGTCAGTAAAGAAATGATATTAGTTTAGGACCAGTGTATATTTGACAAATCTTGTGACAAATCTTTCTTTGTCCTTCGTTAGATTTCATAGTACAATAACCAAAAACAGATTCTTGAAAATGAATCATAAGAAAAATTCCTCTGCATTAAAGTAAGTACTCTTCATCAAGTCTGTTCTGCATTCAGTAGGAAATAAAGTGTTTTGGTTGCACACACTTATGGTTTCGCCCCCCCAGGTTCACCTTGGTCTGTCTGAACtgtgacctgctggtggacggaTCAGGCGGTGACCTGATGACCAAACATTTAACTGATCGACCAAATCACATATGCAAAGTCATTCAGGAGAAaggtatgttgttttttttcttcctgtacCACCTGACACAGCTCATTTTTAGTGTTACGCGTTTCTTGAAAAGGCTGTCTCTTGTGTTTAACCCAGCAGATATGAAAGCCAAAGATCGAGTGTGAGTAGAAACTGCTACCAACATTGCATGTTACCCGACCGTCTTTAATCTATAAGCTATAAAAATGACATAACATTGTCGAAGAGCTACGGAGATTCCTTAAATTCCTGCTCTTTGTCGTTAGCCCGTTGGGAACCTTCTAAACTCCTTATCTAGGTAGGGAACTTTAAAATTGACAAACAGCCGTTAGTAAGAAGACTTTTGTTCAGAAACAGAGTCTCACGTTAGAGGTGACCAGCATTAGAGCGCCAACTGTTAGTTGATTCGTTGATGTATAATGTCAACGGACATTCGAGGTATAATTGCCAACTATTTTCATAATACATTTTTGGGTGAAACAAACACTTCATCCAAAAATGAACAAAGAGCCTTTTCTTGGTcgataatacaaaaaaaaatcattaacaTTTTGATTCCTAAACATATTATACGTCTTTTGTTTCCCTGAAGTACCTGTGTGTTTGGTCAGGTAATTCTAAGCAGCATACTGCAAAAGGCGTTTAAATAAATCTACCGAATGCTTTTCAATGATTTCCTCTTACTTTTGTTCAGGCAACTCTTCTTGAGGCAACCTGCAAAAGTCTCGTACTTCTTGACGACGGCGCCTGTTCACAGACCGAAGGAAAAGAACTTTAAACAAGAGGAAGGCGTCTCAACTGGAAGCATTTTGGTCCAATGGACCAAGATGGACCAAGATGACCAACCGGAGGCACGGCAGATGTTGCCAGAAGCTGAACAGGACGGGAGCGCCACAGAAACGGCCGCCATCGAAGGCTCCTCTGAAAGCTGCTCCAAGCAGTCGTTGCTCGCCGCGGGATCGCCTTCCTGTACGTCAGCTTTAGGTGCCACTGAcgggtcggtgggtttcgctgGGAGCCTCAATGTCAGAGAGCAAGTGCCTCCGCACGAGACCGGGGAACAACAAACTAAGTCCAAATGAACCAGGAAACAAAGACCGCTTCATCATCGGTTCCGCAAAAAAAATCCAACGTGTTGTTTTGGCTCTTGTGTATTTATAACTAATCCCAGAGAGCATCACCTGTGTGTGGGAAGTGAAATGCAGCAACCGGGAGAACTGTATtttatcaaatatatatttttttccctcttctggAAAACTTCCATTACCTAAATacgtgtttttgtatttatgaATGACTAGAGTTTGTAGTCATactttaaacaaaatacatttaaattactGTGGCCCATTAAGTAGTTCTTAATGCCTCGCTGAGAAAGATTAACACTTCATTGTTCCCATCTGGGATTTTATCATGTTCATTATCTTgaattttattaaatgttttgttttttaattttccctTTTGggaagtatttttattttttattttcccataaTCCGTGGTTGTTTCAAAAAGAACATGGAATGCCACTGAATAGTTTGGTATTGTTTACACAAAAGTATGTTTGGTACACTctcaaagtgtgtccaaacttttgagtAGTACTAAATCTCAACAGACTCCCTTCTACTATTACAAACGATTTAGGATCTGTATACATCATGTAGGCATTGTATCCTCTCTGAAAAATCGTCAGATTTGGGAAACAGGTTATGTTAGGAAATATCAGCCGATATTTGTGGGGTGAGCAGAATATTATGTGTACCATTGTGTTCAATTAATGTTCTTTAACAGTGCAGAACGTGCAAacttgtaaaataaatgtaaacacgCGACATATGTGGGAGATACTCAGTGCCACAATTCAAATTGATAGCTATATTGCTTTGCCTGACTTAATCTCTCAATTCATTATTAATTCTATAGGTTCTTGATAAGGTTTTTCACTCGTGTAGTACCTATAGAGCAGGTCTGTAAAGGCATCAATGTGTATGTTGACACAGAAAATGTAACCTCTGTTTTGAATACATTCCTCTAAAGAAATTGTGATATCCCTAGGACACACTTTCCTATCAATAAAGTACTGGGTTTGggtcagtgttttcttttatgttgtgtaaataaagttttattACAAGGTTAGAGTCTGCTGCTATTTTTCACAATGTCATTCTTGAAAGCAAGCAATTGATGTCAACCGTGGACTACAGAGAACTCGGACGTTTGGATGTTATGTGACGTCATTGTCAATGCTCTTTTTTCATTGGCTTAGCGCACTCGGTGTGGCGTTACCGGGACAACGAAACCCCGAACAACCGAGGAGAACCGGCGGAACTTCAGGTCAACAACTCGCCCGTGACGAGTAGAAACTAGCCTGAAGTGAATTCATCCAAAGTTGTTCGCACATTACAGCGTGGAGAGGAGTTCAGAAGAGGAGGCAGGACAATTTCGAATCGTCGAAAAGCACAACGGTCATGGTAAATCCTCGGTGGCAAACCGTTAGCCTCGGAGTTAACGTAGAGCTCGACTGCTACAAACCAAGCAGCTGAATCCCACACTGTTGACGCAGCGCTTGTGTGTTTGGCCAGATAACGCTGCTGCTCAGTCGTTGTTCTCTCATTCGTGTCTCATGGACAGAGTCGTCACTGGACGGGCCGCCAGCAGCAGCGCCTCGTGTCTCAGCGCGAGAACCAGGAGCAGCTCAGGCTGCAGGAGGTCAAGCGCGTGCACCGAGAGAGGCAGCTGAAGGACGGCGTGCGGGCCGAGGAGAGCTTCGAGAGGAGGAGATACCAGCGACAAATGCAGGAGGAGCTCCAGGAGAGTCAAGTGCAGAGCGCACTGCTGACGGTGGGTTGCGTTTCTGTTGGGCAGGTGTTACGGTTGAACAGGCCACCGTGTAAACCGGAGACTTTCCGCCCGTTGTTGCCGTAGTTACGACAGCAGAGGGTACCGGGAGGAGAAGACAGCCTGTCACTGTGAATGTCGCATTGTTCAAACTTTCGCcttctcatatatatatagttctATATGGTAACATACCGGTTTGTATtaaaaaatgctgtttttgtttgttgacatgTGTCACATAGAACTCAGAGCTGAAGCACTGTAAATGCACGTTTTAGGTTACATGAAGGAGATATGAGGGATGTGTCTGTATTTAgcaattaatgtttcattttttcaacCTGTAAACTcccaggcggaggaggagagaataaacagagaaaagcaGCTCGAGCAAGAGGAGAGACTGAACGAGCAGCTGGCCCGCATCAACtatgagacacagagagaggagaaaatgagACAGATTGTTAAAATGAACAGGTGTGCACACCTACTTATATTCTGGGTTGATATACAAACGCAACACTTTACCGTCATTTTTCTATGCTGCCGTATCTTCATTACTTATCTAATTGTTTTAACTATTTCAACATCTTTCAGCATGGAGCTTCGAGAACTTGAGTCAAAGCTGAAATCGGCATATTTGAATAAGGAAAGGGCTGCACAAATAGCCGAGCAGGAAGTAATGAGATTGGCAACCATGGTGAGCACCATCCTTATTGATTAGAGTAATTTACCAAAAAGATTCTGAAATTCTAATAGTATATAAAATGGATTAAATAATCTAGGCCTTTTTCTTTGCATATAAGCCACTGGGCACGGGTCCAGCGTTATTAAAACTGTTACTATTTTTTGAAAACAGTTTGTTGAGCCGAATGCATCAAGGCTCATATATAAATGTACTCAGAATTATACTCATGTATAAAAACCAATCCTATCCCTTCTAATAAGAAATGATTTTACAAAATTCTAAATACACAACATCCAATACAGGCAAGATTCTGTGTATGTTCTTTTTCTGAAATTAGCGTGAGGAGGCAGACTTTGCCCGCAAGATGAAGAGCGAATATGAGCGAGCAGACGTTGAGAAGCAGAAAGTGGAACAGAGACGACTCGAGGAGCTGGTGAGGTGTCAGAGagagctggagcagcagctcgTGGAGCGGGAGCGCAAGAAACAAGAGGCATACGAGGAATTTCTCAAAGAGAAGGTCATGATTGATGAGATTGTCAGGAAGATTTACGAAGAAGATCAGACGTGAGTCCTTCATTACTAATTCTTACCGTTCCTGAAATGTATTTACTAACACTTTTAACCTAAAGATTTtgtggtggatggatggatgtattcaGAAATAATGCTGTTTTCTTAAGGGAGAGACAGCTGAAATTGGAGAAGGTCAAAGCCACTCAGCAACACATTGAAGAGTTCATGAAACAGCAGGCCGAGTGGAGGCGCATGGAGCAAGAGAAGGCCGAGGCCGAGAACCAACGCATCAGGGAGTTTCTGAACCACCGGGAGAATGTGGAGGAGAGCAGGATGGCTAAGATCAAAGAGAGAGAACGGGGAAAGGAGCAtcttcataaaatagttaagacacCTTATTTTATTGATAATTCCAATACTTTTATCTACCTTTTATATAAattaacacaaaacaatatttgtCACTAAAAAAAATCTCTAGCTGTCTGAGAAGATTGAAAAGGAGAGGCAGCAGCGGGAAGAGATGGAGCGAGTCCGTGAGGAACTTTATTTAGAAGAACAGGAAGAGGCGAACAGGCAGAGAGACATTGTAAGTACTACCAGTATTAGATTTACTCTTCCACTATTTTAACAATCCACAATAAGTCATTCTGACTATACTTTTACAACGGAGACAAAGCTAGTCActattgtatttttaattaataattgtTTCTATGAAATACAGTCATGTGTGCCCTAGAGCTTGAATATATAGGTGCAtccaaattatttaaaatattcatcaaacaggaagagatggagaagaaaatCCGGCAGAGGTTGACAATCCAGCAGACCTGTCAGCAGCAGATGGCTTTCAAAGAAATGCGAAGGCGGAccgaaaaagaggaagaggaggccttCCGCAAAATAATGATGGCCAAGTTCTCAGAAGACGATCGCTTGGAGCAGATGAACGCCCAGAAACGACGCATGAAGCAACTTGAGCACAAACGTGAGGTGGAGAAACTGATAGAGGACAGAAGACGGCAGCATGAGGCCGACATGGTAAGAACCACTCAAGGACAGGGTCTACGTTTACTGTCAGAGGTCATGCTGCTGGTATTCTATGATGAAGGCCACTGGTAGCAGCAACCAAGTTTAATCATGAAGATTTTTTGTTCATAAGTTGGTCTTAAGGTGTATTAATGATAGTAGCCCAACATTATACGCATCCCAACCAGTAGCATTGCTGAATACCATAGAGTGAACTCCTGTGTGTCGGTTGATTAGATTTAATGACCTGCTTGGATAACCACATTGATCTCTCACTTCAAGGAACTGGAGGCTAAAGAAAGAGCAATcgagcaggagagggaggcgCTGCGTCGGCAGATAATTGAAGAGGAGAGGCTGCGACTTCTTAAGCGCCATGCTACAAATCTCCTTGGATACCTACCAAAGGTATATGTGTGGATCATAAATAATGTTACACAAGTGCACATCTCCTTTAGGTCCAACAAGCGCATGACCATGAGTGTATCTATTTTCAGGGCTTGCTCCGTGAAGATGACCTGGAGCACTTTGATGAAGACTTCAGAAAAAACTTTACGACACGTCAGGCAGATATCCTCTCTGAGGACGGCTGGGATGGCGATGGCTGGGATGGCGATAAGTAAATTCCTCTCTATGCCACCAGGTGTCAGTTTACGACAAGGGTAAACTGTAATGCAATTTGTAGTGACCAGAAAGTTCTTTCATTTTCCAGCATTCATGATAAAACTTGTGAAGCAGTCAGGAACAACAAAATTATTAatttacatgtttttatgtAGACTGGAGTGACAGGATCTTAGTCAAAATCATTTCAGAAAAGATCTGAGGCTGTCTGGTGACTAAGTGTGACAACAATTTAGAGAAAAATTCAATTGGAGCCCAAAGTCTTCCCCCAGTCTAGAGCTTTCAGGAACTCGTCCTCTGTGAACGACAGCAGCTTGGCAGCTTCAAAatgcatctgcaaaaaaaaaagcagttggtTATTGATTAAACTGTGTATCCACAGGGTGTATGAAAGAGAGCGAGTGACACAAACCTTTTGTCTTTTGAGAATGTCAATCAGCTTCTGCTGTTTCTTAAAACCCACAACAAGTtctgctttctgtttttttagcattttgttTTCAGCAAGTAGATTTTCTTTACTGTGATGGTCTTCGCTTAGCTTGTCCtttattcaaaatgattttaaaagaaTG harbors:
- the mns1 gene encoding meiosis-specific nuclear structural protein 1 produces the protein MSRHWTGRQQQRLVSQRENQEQLRLQEVKRVHRERQLKDGVRAEESFERRRYQRQMQEELQESQVQSALLTAEEERINREKQLEQEERLNEQLARINYETQREEKMRQIVKMNSMELRELESKLKSAYLNKERAAQIAEQEVMRLATMREEADFARKMKSEYERADVEKQKVEQRRLEELVRCQRELEQQLVERERKKQEAYEEFLKEKVMIDEIVRKIYEEDQTERQLKLEKVKATQQHIEEFMKQQAEWRRMEQEKAEAENQRIREFLNHRENVEESRMAKIKERERGKEHLHKILSEKIEKERQQREEMERVREELYLEEQEEANRQRDIEEMEKKIRQRLTIQQTCQQQMAFKEMRRRTEKEEEEAFRKIMMAKFSEDDRLEQMNAQKRRMKQLEHKREVEKLIEDRRRQHEADMELEAKERAIEQEREALRRQIIEEERLRLLKRHATNLLGYLPKGLLREDDLEHFDEDFRKNFTTRQADILSEDGWDGDGWDGDK